ATTTGGCGCAGTGTGAGTCAATGGCCGCGTGACGTTTTGAGCTGTCGCGCCCGAGTGTGTAAGCGGGCAGCTCCGGAGCTGGTCCCGAAGACGCCCGGCCAGCCTCATACACGCAAGAGTACATATAATAAACGGCCACGACAGTGCAAATTGCGATATTGCTGTACTAGCCTCTTGTATTATCACACAACTTATCGCTTCAATGGCAACCAGAATTTTCAACAGCAGAATACTGTTTTCGTCGGCCCTTGTCgccactgccaccgccggcgtGTACACGGCGCTAATATACCGCCGCGTGTCGGCCACACCACTCAGCACCATTACGAGCGCAAACTCCGTGTCAGAGTCATTTGCCAAATCCACGACAATTCGCAACCTCGTGAATCCCCGGGGGTATGTCGCGTTGACAGACTCGCGCTCCGTGACGTTGGAGCTGCCAAGCCGTGACGCggcggatgacgacgaggaacggACTGGCGAGCCGCAGAACCCGTCCGACCAAGTTATTCTGGCCAGCTTTGTCAAGGGGTTCTTTGGAGGCAGAGTGTTTGCGCTGGAGCGAATTGCCCTCGGGGTCTTGCGGCTGCAAGCTGGTCCCTTCCCTGGTGAGcttcctccttcctctcctcgGGGCCTCTGATTGTCCCACCATCGTTCCAGCAGGctgacacacacacacagggTTGACCACGCCGGAGAAACCCATCTGGAGCACTGAAGAGCTGTCAAACGACGCcctgcctcctccctcttccaCCATTTTCGGTGCCTTCCGGGTTGCTGCAATCGACATCGCGGACGCATCGGCTCGTGACGAGTCAATAGCTCCTGCGGAGAGTAGCACGACCAGCTCCGTCGACGTCTTGTACGGCTCCAGCGAGGGGCAGTTTGCGGGCTGCCATCGCTTTAGCGTCTGCTGCGAAGGCAGCCAAGTCAAACTCTCGCTCGAGTGCGTGACGTGCAACCCGACTGTCGACAAGCCGTTGAGCCCGGCAATCATGTTCTGGTTTCACAGAGTGTACGCCATGCTACTCTTCCGGGACGCGCTATACAACGTGCGTCAGGTAGCTCGACTGCAGTGATGTATAGTTTCCGATTCTGTATCATATAATCATGCATCTCGAGCGTTTGGGGAACGGATAACCACACTAGAGGCGTTCAACTGGGCAACATGGACTCGGCGTCTGGATATCATGAAGCACGCGATACACACTCTCCACGCATCAGGGACATTAATTCAAATCGCTTTGTATTATAACATCGATCTCATGTGAATTGGAAAACGCCGAGTCTACAATGAGACTTCCGCAGCCTTGACGTTGCCACCGCTGATCTGCACCTTGGCGCCCGGCCCCCTGAAGCTCACGTCCAGCTCCAACTTTTCGCCCGGCCACAGCGTCACATAGTTATCCGACCAGACGACAGGGTTGACATCTGCGCCCTTTGCATCGACGAGGTTCAAGCGCACGAAAAAGGCCGGCACGCGCGCCTTGTTCTCCAGGACGAGCCCGTGTGAGCCATCGCCCCCTGACTTGCCCTTGGTGAGCGACACCTGCGCCGACTTCATCGAGAACAGCGAGGAGTAGTCGGCAAACTTGGTCACGGGGGTGTGATACCACGTCGAGTTGGGCCAGTTcagctcgtccacgccgcccgcgtcggcgagccagtACACGTTGCGGCCCAGCGCCTTGCCCGCCCCGTCCTTGAGCACGAGGCGGAGGAAGGCAACGCCCTTGATCTTGCTGAccgccttgagcttgcccgcgctggccgctgTGTTGGCCTTGCCGGTGATGTGTAGCGATTGCTTGTCGAGGACCTTGCCGTCCAGGCTCATGAGCTCGGCGTCAACAgtgcgcgcgccgtcctTGCTGAGCGAGCGGTTAATCACCCACACGCTCTGGCGGACGTAGTCATACGCGGCATGTTCCAGGCGCGCACCGACTTTGGTGCCGAAGTAGGAGCCAGCTGGGTGCATATAGTGGTCGAATTGGTTCCAGTGCAAGCTCGGCCACGCGTTGTTGAGCATCCAGTAGATGGTGCCCGTAGCGGGGCGTTTGGCATTCCACTGTGAGGCATAGCCCTCGTGCTGTGCGCGCGTCGCCTCAAAGTCCATGATCTGCGCTTTGAGGAGATAGTCGTCGAGTGAGGTCGGCTTACCGAGGCGCTGAAAGAGACCCTCGTTGTAAATCTGCCGGTTGTAAAACGAGGACATGTTTGTCGACATATGGAACATGTTCTTGTTCGGCTTGGTCCAGAGCTCTTCCATCTCGCTCTTGGTGAGGAATTGCACCAGACTCCCCTTCTCAGGGGTGCCCACGCCGGCACCCAGCTCCGATCCAAAGCCGAAGGCTGCGCCCTTTCGGTCCTTGGACGGCTCCGTGTCATACCAGTAGTTGGGCGGCACCCAGTCGTAGGGACCATCCATCTTCATGCCACCGGGGCCGAGGAGTGCCGGGAAACCCCTCTTGCTAGCGGAAGCAATGATAGGGACCTGCCAGCTAGCCCCGTGCAGGGCATCGGCATAGATCTTGACGGCACGATCGTTGGGCCAGAAGTCACTGCCCACGAAGTAGGCGAGCATGCTCGGGTGCGGCTGCAGCATCGCGGCCTCGTGTCGCATGCTCGCGTTGGCCGTGTCATAGTCGTTGTCGGTCCATAGCGGCACGGGGTCAATCTGCAGCTCATGGTTGTACTCCCAGCTCTCCCACTTTGAGCAGCATACCCAGCCCGCGATAATCATCATGCCCATCTCATCGGCAATCTCGTACAGCTGCGGGTGCTCCATCATGCCTTCGAGACGGATCGTATTCAGGCCCATGTCGAGCGAGTATCGCACGATGTCCTCCCACCGCTTCCCGTTGTCGTCCCATCGGAAGAAGTGGTCGGGCGAGTAACCTCCGCCAA
The genomic region above belongs to Purpureocillium takamizusanense chromosome 5, complete sequence and contains:
- a CDS encoding uncharacterized protein (EggNog:ENOG503P494~antiSMASH:Cluster_5.1~COG:S), which produces MATRIFNSRILFSSALVATATAGVYTALIYRRVSATPLSTITSANSVSESFAKSTTIRNLVNPRGYVALTDSRSVTLELPSRDAADDDEERTGEPQNPSDQVILASFVKGFFGGRVFALERIALGVLRLQAGPFPGLTTPEKPIWSTEELSNDALPPPSSTIFGAFRVAAIDIADASARDESIAPAESSTTSSVDVLYGSSEGQFAGCHRFSVCCEGSQVKLSLECVTCNPTVDKPLSPAIMFWFHRVYAMLLFRDALYNVRQVARLQ
- the GLS93 gene encoding Exo-1,4-beta-D-glucosaminidase (SECRETED:SignalP(1-21~SECRETED:cutsite=ASS-NP~SECRETED:prob=0.3886)~EggNog:ENOG503NZKS~CAZy:GH2~antiSMASH:Cluster_5.1~COG:G); translation: MPVSMLGHALAGAALLGLASSNPIVSQAGQRVAIPNWDLQPASGVHGSLDAVSKPGHDTSAWNHIPLPRCTILGCLLGAGKYKDSEIWFSDNMNKFDWGQFLQPWVYRNEFALAGKADKGQHYFLETNGISSRADLYFNGKKIADKAAQAGSFGGHTYDITSLVGQKNALAVNVYPSDFNYDLVQGFVDWNPHAPDNGSGIWRDIVVKQTGSVAMGPVSVSVDMDVPVEKSRATVTVRATARNLESHDVKFVARSVVKGPLGCKGLTEDKTITLRAGETQTVAIVHRIDKPKIWWPKTWGAQPLYKSTLTFSVDSKLSDTSSQRFGVRTVTSRVNSYNDTIFSVNGHPFQVIGGGYSPDHFFRWDDNGKRWEDIVRYSLDMGLNTIRLEGMMEHPQLYEIADEMGMMIIAGWVCCSKWESWEYNHELQIDPVPLWTDNDYDTANASMRHEAAMLQPHPSMLAYFVGSDFWPNDRAVKIYADALHGASWQVPIIASASKRGFPALLGPGGMKMDGPYDWVPPNYWYDTEPSKDRKGAAFGFGSELGAGVGTPEKGSLVQFLTKSEMEELWTKPNKNMFHMSTNMSSFYNRQIYNEGLFQRLGKPTSLDDYLLKAQIMDFEATRAQHEGYASQWNAKRPATGTIYWMLNNAWPSLHWNQFDHYMHPAGSYFGTKVGARLEHAAYDYVRQSVWVINRSLSKDGARTVDAELMSLDGKVLDKQSLHITGKANTAASAGKLKAVSKIKGVAFLRLVLKDGAGKALGRNVYWLADAGGVDELNWPNSTWYHTPVTKFADYSSLFSMKSAQVSLTKGKSGGDGSHGLVLENKARVPAFFVRLNLVDAKGADVNPVVWSDNYVTLWPGEKLELDVSFRGPGAKVQISGGNVKAAEVSL